From a region of the Labrus mixtus chromosome 5, fLabMix1.1, whole genome shotgun sequence genome:
- the si:dkey-90l8.3 gene encoding LIM domain transcription factor LMO4.1 — MVNSQASGVPPAPRSCAGCGGKIADRFLLFSMERYWHTRCLKCSCCQAQLGDIGTTCYSKGGMILCRSDYIRLFGHSGACSACGQSIPANEMVMRAQGNVYHLKCFSCATCRNRLMPGDRFHYINGNIFCEHDRPGAALLSSHLPPLQSSSVLTDQKVC; from the exons ATGGTGAACAGCCAGGCGTCGGGCGTACCACCGGCCCCCAGGTCGTGTGCAGGATGTGGGGGGAAGATCGCAGACCgcttccttctcttctccatggAACGCTACTGGCACACGCGCTGCCTCAAGTGCTCTTGCTGCCAAGCCCAGCTGGGGGACATTGGCACCACCTGCTACAGCAAAGGGGGCATGATTCTGTGTCGGAGCGACTACATCAG actGTTCGGGCACAGCGGGGCGTGCAGCGCCTGCGGCCAGTCGATCCCAGCCAACGAAATGGTGATGAGGGCACAGGGAAATGTTTACCACCTCAAG tgttTCAGCTGTGCAACCTGTAGAAACAGGCTGATGCCTGGCGATCGCTTCCATTACATCAACGGTAACATCTTCTGTGAGCACGACAGACCCGGCGCTGCCTTGCTCAGCAGCCACCTGCCTCCACTTCAGAGCAGCTCTGTGCTGACAGACCAGAAG GTATGCTGA